From bacterium HR34, one genomic window encodes:
- the relA gene encoding GTP pyrophosphokinase produces MKATKANNLILDIESESDLVKKAFEFSKNAHEGQKRYSGEPYINHPLRVAKIVKDLKLSDKAVAAALLHDVPEDTKYTIKDIEDNFGEEIAMLVKGVTELGKLRYPKEKFSKLNIKPNIDDYESENLRKMFFAMGEDIRVIIIKIADRLDNMRTLEYVPDEKKPRLAFETMEIFAPIAERLGIGKIKGELEDLAFKYLYPEEYKYAKGIIDNTVKEKQKYLEKVKRFLLKYLSKNGIKPVAIDSRIKHYWSFYKKLLRYDMDVDKIYDIIALRIIVNKKEECYKTLGLIHEIWKPLPGRIKDYIALPKPNGYQSLHTTVFSIGGKIIEIQIRTVEMHLEAEFGICSHWSFKEKVNPKKLRKKFAWIQQLNEWLKNTSGSKEFLEGLRLDFFKERIFIFTPKGDVIDLPEGSTPVDFAYAVHTEIGNKCSKAKVNGKLVPLSHELKNFDVVEIITDKNKSPSPHWLQFVKTRLAKSRIKEFLEKEKVSDYLKAGEEILDKELIVSVGKKFAKLSKKEVEKILEKTKLSSASDLLLKIGKGEILASQVAKYLLEKDEKPRLKIFEKIIPKRESTETQKVKSPIVFGGQTNIAFYLSKCCNPQKGDEIVAFITRDRGASVHKKDCKIIKDLIRKWPERIMEADWSEFKPSVVYFEIQTKDNQETIKNIFDIINEMKIEIIENIIKTDKKTGDKQIILQVKVNGVKEIMDFIDKIKTLPNILIVKKVEKNIIQRLLRIG; encoded by the coding sequence GTGAAAGCAACAAAAGCAAACAACTTAATACTTGATATAGAAAGCGAATCTGATTTAGTAAAAAAGGCTTTTGAGTTCTCTAAAAACGCTCACGAAGGCCAAAAAAGATACTCTGGAGAACCTTATATAAATCACCCTTTAAGAGTTGCTAAAATAGTTAAAGACTTAAAACTTTCTGACAAGGCAGTGGCAGCAGCCCTACTCCACGACGTTCCAGAAGATACTAAATATACAATAAAAGATATAGAAGATAATTTTGGAGAAGAAATAGCAATGTTGGTAAAAGGTGTAACGGAACTTGGGAAGTTAAGGTACCCGAAAGAAAAATTTTCTAAGCTAAATATAAAGCCTAATATTGATGATTACGAAAGTGAGAATTTGCGTAAAATGTTTTTTGCAATGGGAGAAGATATAAGGGTTATAATAATAAAAATCGCTGACAGGTTAGACAATATGCGCACTTTAGAATATGTTCCTGATGAAAAGAAACCACGTTTGGCCTTTGAAACGATGGAAATATTCGCTCCAATAGCAGAAAGGCTTGGAATTGGAAAAATAAAAGGCGAACTTGAAGATTTGGCTTTTAAATATCTTTATCCAGAAGAATACAAATATGCTAAAGGAATAATAGACAACACCGTTAAAGAAAAGCAAAAATATTTGGAAAAAGTAAAAAGATTCTTGCTTAAATACTTATCAAAAAATGGAATAAAACCAGTTGCAATTGATTCTAGAATAAAACATTATTGGAGTTTTTACAAAAAACTTTTAAGGTATGATATGGATGTCGACAAAATTTATGATATTATTGCTTTAAGAATAATAGTAAACAAAAAAGAAGAGTGCTACAAAACGTTGGGATTGATACACGAAATATGGAAGCCATTGCCAGGCAGAATAAAAGATTACATTGCTCTGCCAAAACCAAACGGATATCAAAGCCTTCATACAACTGTTTTTAGCATAGGAGGAAAAATTATAGAAATACAAATAAGGACAGTAGAAATGCATCTTGAAGCAGAGTTTGGTATATGTTCTCACTGGTCTTTTAAAGAAAAAGTTAATCCTAAAAAATTAAGAAAAAAATTTGCGTGGATACAGCAATTGAACGAATGGCTAAAAAATACATCTGGGTCAAAAGAGTTTTTGGAAGGGCTAAGGTTGGATTTTTTCAAGGAAAGAATTTTTATTTTTACTCCAAAAGGAGATGTTATAGATTTGCCAGAAGGATCAACGCCTGTTGATTTTGCATACGCTGTCCATACAGAAATAGGAAATAAATGTTCAAAAGCAAAAGTAAACGGAAAGTTGGTTCCTCTTTCTCATGAGTTAAAGAATTTTGATGTCGTTGAAATAATAACAGATAAAAATAAATCTCCTTCTCCTCACTGGCTTCAATTTGTAAAAACAAGACTTGCTAAATCAAGAATAAAAGAATTTTTGGAGAAAGAAAAAGTATCTGATTATCTAAAAGCAGGAGAAGAAATATTAGACAAAGAGTTAATTGTTTCTGTTGGTAAAAAGTTTGCAAAGTTATCAAAGAAGGAGGTTGAAAAAATTTTAGAAAAAACGAAATTGAGTTCTGCCAGTGATTTACTCTTGAAAATTGGTAAGGGTGAAATTTTAGCCTCCCAAGTGGCAAAATATTTGCTTGAAAAAGATGAAAAACCAAGGTTGAAAATTTTTGAAAAAATAATACCTAAAAGAGAGAGTACTGAAACGCAAAAAGTAAAATCTCCTATAGTGTTTGGCGGTCAAACAAATATAGCTTTTTATTTATCAAAGTGTTGCAATCCTCAAAAAGGAGATGAAATAGTTGCTTTTATCACAAGAGATAGAGGCGCTTCTGTTCATAAAAAAGACTGCAAAATAATTAAAGATTTAATAAGAAAATGGCCAGAAAGAATAATGGAGGCTGACTGGAGCGAGTTTAAACCTTCTGTTGTATATTTTGAAATACAAACAAAAGACAACCAAGAAACAATAAAAAACATATTTGACATTATAAACGAAATGAAAATAGAAATAATTGAAAATATTATAAAAACAGATAAAAAGACGGGCGATAAACAAATAATACTTCAAGTAAAAGTAAACGGCGTAAAGGAAATAATGGATTTCATAGATAAAATAAAAACATTGCCAAATATTTTGATCGTAAAGAAGGTAGAAAAGAATATAATACAGAGATTGCTAAGAATAGGGTGA
- the glmU gene encoding Bifunctional protein GlmU, with product MQAVIIAAGESKRFWPFNAHTKSLFKIMGKPIIFYTLKSLEKLGIKEAIIVQKNNREVEDFLSEYRFKIKINYVCQKEQKGTADAILCAKKFIKGDFLFLSGHKADVKDYFKNLFSEYKKKKTVVMSLQKISSDEVKKNKYHSAVIKNRKVLKITEECKESECFKVNEVYILTKSFLDVLEKFKNEEKGLITALNNFIRKNEVAFSILKNSLTLKYPWHLFAIRDYIFKNFLKNRISKSVKIGKNVVFNGKVFIGENTIIGNNVVFNGNVYIGDNSQIGDFNVFSENINIEKNFKSGTFLEVKNSIIGEGVRFHGGYLGDSIIGNNCKIGHHITTCNFLLSEKDIKCMGVDTKMRKLGLILGGNSSLGACVCTMPGTVVGNNCKIYPFLKIKGFFEDNKVIKE from the coding sequence ATGCAAGCTGTAATTATAGCAGCAGGTGAATCAAAAAGATTTTGGCCTTTTAATGCTCACACAAAAAGTCTTTTTAAGATAATGGGGAAACCTATAATTTTTTACACATTAAAATCTTTAGAAAAATTAGGGATAAAAGAGGCAATAATAGTTCAAAAAAACAATAGAGAAGTTGAGGATTTTCTTTCTGAATATAGGTTTAAAATAAAAATAAATTATGTTTGCCAAAAAGAGCAAAAAGGAACAGCAGATGCCATACTTTGCGCTAAAAAATTTATAAAAGGCGACTTCTTGTTTTTATCAGGTCACAAAGCGGACGTAAAAGATTATTTTAAAAATTTGTTTTCAGAATATAAAAAGAAAAAAACAGTTGTGATGTCTTTGCAAAAAATTAGTTCTGACGAAGTTAAAAAAAATAAATATCACAGCGCTGTTATTAAAAATAGAAAAGTTCTTAAAATAACTGAAGAATGCAAAGAAAGCGAGTGTTTCAAAGTTAATGAAGTTTACATTTTAACAAAAAGTTTTCTTGATGTTTTAGAAAAATTTAAAAATGAAGAAAAAGGTTTAATAACAGCCTTGAATAATTTTATTAGAAAAAATGAAGTCGCTTTTTCTATTCTGAAAAACTCTTTAACATTAAAATATCCATGGCATTTGTTTGCAATAAGAGATTATATTTTTAAAAATTTTTTAAAAAACAGAATATCAAAAAGCGTGAAAATTGGCAAAAACGTAGTGTTTAATGGAAAAGTTTTTATAGGAGAAAATACTATAATAGGGAATAATGTTGTTTTTAACGGAAATGTTTATATAGGAGATAATTCACAAATAGGCGATTTTAATGTTTTTAGCGAAAACATAAATATAGAAAAGAACTTTAAATCAGGAACATTTTTAGAGGTTAAAAATTCCATAATTGGAGAAGGTGTAAGATTTCATGGAGGTTATTTGGGCGATTCTATTATTGGAAATAATTGTAAAATAGGACATCATATTACAACTTGCAACTTTCTTTTATCAGAAAAAGATATTAAGTGCATGGGTGTTGATACAAAAATGAGAAAGTTAGGGTTAATTTTGGGAGGTAATTCTTCGTTGGGTGCTTGTGTTTGCACTATGCCGGGAACTGTTGTAGGAAATAATTGCAAAATATATCCCTTTTTAAAAATTAAAGGTTTTTTTGAAGATAATAAAGTTATAAAAGAATAA
- the parB gene encoding putative chromosome-partitioning protein ParB translates to MKRVPKGIESLIPKKRKKKDKEEKDYVFYVEIDKIFPNPYQPRKEFDKNSLEELAQSIKEHGILQPLIVTRVEKDNDFYYQLVAGERRFLAAKMVGLKLAPVLIKELDDRKKLELALIENLQREDLNPIDKAEALLKLQKEFNLTQEQISNIMGKSRVYITNLLRILKLPQKVQNMIRKKMLSEGHAKVLLSLKDEKQIIYFAEKVVRSNLSVRELENLVQKYTIWKPRKNKIPLQKLKDIEVKLKEIFGDDKKFKVGQEAGRIKITFYLEKESDLDEFLK, encoded by the coding sequence ATGAAAAGAGTTCCAAAGGGTATAGAATCTTTAATACCCAAAAAAAGGAAGAAAAAAGATAAAGAAGAAAAAGATTACGTTTTTTATGTTGAGATAGATAAAATATTTCCAAATCCTTATCAGCCAAGAAAGGAATTCGATAAAAATTCTCTTGAAGAGTTGGCACAATCAATAAAAGAGCATGGTATTTTACAACCCTTGATTGTTACAAGAGTAGAGAAGGACAATGATTTTTATTATCAGTTGGTTGCAGGTGAAAGAAGGTTTTTGGCAGCTAAAATGGTAGGTTTGAAACTTGCGCCTGTCTTAATAAAGGAATTAGACGACAGAAAAAAATTAGAACTTGCTTTAATTGAAAACCTCCAAAGAGAAGATTTAAACCCAATAGATAAAGCCGAGGCGCTGTTAAAACTTCAAAAAGAATTTAATCTTACACAAGAGCAAATCAGCAATATAATGGGAAAGAGCAGAGTTTACATAACCAATCTTTTGAGAATTTTAAAACTGCCTCAAAAAGTTCAAAATATGATTAGGAAGAAAATGTTGTCAGAAGGTCATGCAAAAGTTTTGCTGTCTTTGAAAGATGAAAAACAGATTATCTATTTTGCTGAAAAAGTTGTTAGAAGTAATCTTTCCGTGAGAGAACTTGAAAACTTAGTACAGAAATATACAATTTGGAAACCAAGGAAAAATAAAATTCCTCTTCAAAAACTTAAAGATATTGAAGTAAAGTTAAAAGAGATTTTTGGGGATGATAAAAAGTTCAAAGTAGGGCAGGAAGCAGGAAGAATTAAAATAACTTTTTATTTAGAAAAAGAGAGCGATTTGGATGAATTCTTAAAATAA
- the bcrC gene encoding Undecaprenyl-diphosphatase BcrC, with the protein MLDIFYFGFQELNNLAGKNEVLDNIFRFLADYLVYLIILIAFLYLIHKNKTYYFLSAFIYAIVARLTIVEVIKRVIQSPRPFEVLDVNLLINESSKFSFPSGHTIFLSTFSTIIFIYDKKLGAVLFFLSALVGVSRVIVGVHWPVDILGGAIIGILFGLTFYRLGKRIIK; encoded by the coding sequence ATGCTTGATATTTTTTATTTTGGTTTTCAGGAATTAAATAATCTAGCTGGCAAAAATGAAGTTTTAGATAATATTTTCAGATTTTTAGCAGATTATTTGGTTTATCTAATTATTTTAATTGCTTTTTTATATTTAATCCACAAGAATAAAACTTATTACTTTTTGTCTGCTTTTATCTATGCCATTGTAGCGAGGCTTACAATTGTTGAAGTAATAAAAAGAGTTATTCAAAGCCCGCGACCATTTGAGGTTTTAGATGTTAATTTACTTATAAACGAATCAAGTAAATTTTCTTTTCCATCAGGGCATACAATTTTTTTGTCTACATTTTCAACAATTATCTTTATTTACGACAAAAAACTTGGGGCAGTGTTATTTTTTTTAAGTGCTTTAGTTGGAGTTTCAAGAGTAATAGTGGGCGTGCATTGGCCCGTTGATATTTTAGGAGGTGCTATAATTGGAATTTTATTTGGCCTCACTTTTTATAGATTAGGTAAAAGAATAATTAAATAA
- the soj gene encoding Sporulation initiation inhibitor protein Soj: MAITVNVCNQKGGVGKTTISYNLASFLSKKENFRVLLVDMDPQGNLTFLVGFDSKNLSISVYHVLIGQVPLQSAIKRCQNLPCDILPSSFDLAGATAELIDEDDRIERLNNILEQVKNDYDLIIIDSPPSLGILTVNALFASDVVLIPVQTEVLAIEGLSQLLKTVKIIGENTGKVIDKIGIVMTMYKKNSKISQEVMKKILREYGDNYVFESYIPFSDIFSKSAFYKKSIFDIKDNSKAVEKFSQFSKEFLYFIKK; encoded by the coding sequence ATGGCAATTACCGTTAACGTTTGCAATCAAAAAGGCGGAGTAGGGAAAACAACAATTTCTTACAATTTGGCGTCGTTTCTTTCAAAAAAAGAAAATTTTAGGGTTTTACTTGTTGATATGGATCCGCAAGGAAACTTAACTTTTTTAGTTGGTTTTGATTCAAAAAATCTTTCTATTTCTGTTTATCACGTTTTAATTGGGCAGGTGCCATTACAATCAGCAATTAAAAGATGCCAAAATTTGCCGTGCGATATTTTGCCTTCTTCCTTTGATTTGGCGGGTGCTACAGCAGAACTTATCGACGAAGATGACAGAATAGAAAGATTAAACAATATATTAGAGCAGGTTAAAAATGATTATGATCTAATTATTATAGACTCTCCGCCGAGTTTGGGGATTCTTACCGTTAACGCTTTATTTGCAAGCGATGTTGTTTTGATACCAGTTCAAACAGAAGTTTTGGCAATAGAAGGTTTAAGTCAGCTTTTGAAAACCGTAAAAATAATAGGCGAGAATACGGGAAAAGTTATAGACAAAATCGGAATAGTGATGACAATGTATAAAAAAAATAGTAAAATATCTCAAGAGGTTATGAAAAAAATTTTAAGAGAATACGGCGACAATTATGTTTTTGAAAGTTATATTCCGTTTTCAGATATTTTTTCAAAGTCAGCTTTTTACAAAAAAAGCATATTTGACATAAAGGATAATTCTAAGGCGGTTGAAAAGTTTTCTCAGTTTTCAAAAGAATTTTTATATTTTATTAAAAAGTAA